A stretch of the Gracilinanus agilis isolate LMUSP501 chromosome 4, AgileGrace, whole genome shotgun sequence genome encodes the following:
- the CFAP97D1 gene encoding sperm axonemal maintenance protein CFAP97D1 codes for MNNSLEYLAYPAIVANHRQSTTFKKKLDVGHHVSHKNRVEVAKPTVDNKPPAAHTHHILKLSKLQGEQKRFNKIEYENKQLCQKIADAQRGPAKVDCWNEYFSKSLNRETRNRELVRITVENQGILRRLGDRKPHYDRRASEIDWQNSRRYIRNTTRYLLYKKD; via the exons atgaacaacTCCCTAGAATACTTAGCATATCCTGCAATTGTTGCTAATCACAGGCAAAGCACAACCTTTAAGAAGAAACTGGATGTCGGCCACCATGTGTCTCACAAGAACAGAGTGGAAGTAG CTAAGCCTACAGTTGATAACAAACCTCCAGCGGCACATACCCaccatattttaaaactaagtaaatTACAG GGTGAACAAAAgagatttaataaaattgaatatgaAAACAAGCAACTATGTCAAAAAATTGCTGATGCTCAACGTGGTCCCGCTAAGGTGGATTGCTGGAACGAATATTTTTCCAAGAG cTTAAATAGAGAAACTCGCAACAGGGAACTAGTGAGAATTACTGTGGAGAATCAAGGAATTCTTCGAAGACTTGGAGACCGTAAACCTCACTATGACCGCAGGGCATCAGAAATAGACTGGCAG AATTCCAGACGATATATAAGAAATACTACAAGATATCTTCTGTACAAGAAGGATTAG